One genomic window of Oryctolagus cuniculus chromosome 11, mOryCun1.1, whole genome shotgun sequence includes the following:
- the LOC100355611 gene encoding large ribosomal subunit protein eL36-like gives MALRYPMAVGLNKGHKVTNNVSKPRHSRWRGRLTKHTKFVRDMIQEVCGFATYERRAMELLKVSKDKRALKFIKKRVGTHIRAKRKREELSSMLAAMRKAAAKKD, from the coding sequence ATGGCCCTGCGCTACCCCATGGCCGTGGGCCTCAACAAAGGCCACAAGGTGACCAACAACGTGAGCAAGCCGAGGCACAGCCGCTGGCGCGGGCGCCTCACCAAGCACACCAAGTTCGTGCGGGACATGATCCAGGAGGTGTGCGGCTTCGCAACCTACGAGCGCCGCGCCATGGAGCTGCTCAAGGTGTCCAAGGACAAACGGGCACTCAAGTTCATCAAGAAGAGGGTGGGCACGCACATCCGCGCCAAGAGGAAGCGCGAGGAGCTGAGCAGCATGCTGGCCGCCATGCGCAAGGCGGCCGCCAAGAAGGACTGA